A stretch of the Ensifer sp. PDNC004 genome encodes the following:
- a CDS encoding 2,3-bisphosphoglycerate-dependent phosphoglycerate mutase translates to MSGTLVLVRHGQSDWNLKNLFTGWRDPDLTELGVEEAKAGGKALADYGIKFDIAFTSDLVRAQRTCQFVLDAVGQSSLETIRDQALNERDYGDLSGLNKDDAREKWGEEQVHIWRRSYDIPPPGGESLRDTGARVWPYYLTEILPRVLSGQKVLVAAHGNSLRSLVMVLDRLSKEEILKLNLATGVPMVYKLNANSTVASKEVLGDMSGAH, encoded by the coding sequence ATGAGCGGTACTCTCGTCCTCGTCCGGCATGGCCAGAGCGACTGGAACCTGAAGAACCTGTTCACCGGCTGGCGTGATCCGGATCTGACGGAACTCGGCGTCGAGGAAGCCAAGGCCGGCGGCAAGGCGCTTGCCGACTACGGCATCAAGTTCGATATCGCCTTCACCTCGGATCTCGTCCGTGCCCAGCGCACGTGCCAGTTCGTGCTCGACGCCGTCGGCCAGTCCTCGCTCGAGACGATCCGCGACCAGGCGCTGAACGAACGCGACTATGGCGACCTCTCGGGCCTCAACAAGGATGACGCCCGCGAGAAGTGGGGTGAAGAGCAGGTGCATATCTGGCGCCGCTCCTACGACATCCCGCCTCCGGGCGGCGAGAGCCTGCGTGACACCGGCGCCCGCGTCTGGCCCTATTACCTGACCGAGATCCTGCCGCGCGTGCTCTCCGGCCAGAAGGTGCTGGTCGCCGCCCACGGCAACTCGCTGCGTTCGCTGGTCATGGTGCTCGATCGCCTGTCGAAGGAAGAGATCCTGAAGCTCAACCTCGCGACCGGCGTGCCGATGGTCTACAAGCTCAACGCCAATTCGACCGTCGCTTCCAAGGAAGTGCTCGGCGACATGTCCGGCGCCCACTGA
- a CDS encoding methylglyoxal synthase — protein MADRKCVALIAHDQKKDDLADFAKAHEAVLADWRIVATGTTGGRVLDVCPGLDITRLKSGPLGGDQQIGAMIATGEVQLLIFFVDPLTAMPHDVDVKALMRLAIVYDIPMALNRATAEQLIDLNPR, from the coding sequence ATGGCGGATCGGAAATGTGTTGCGCTGATCGCGCATGATCAGAAGAAGGACGATCTTGCGGACTTTGCCAAGGCGCATGAAGCGGTACTGGCTGACTGGCGGATCGTCGCCACCGGCACGACCGGCGGCCGTGTTCTCGACGTCTGCCCAGGCCTCGATATCACCCGGCTGAAAAGCGGTCCCCTGGGCGGGGACCAACAGATCGGCGCGATGATCGCGACCGGCGAAGTGCAACTGCTGATCTTCTTCGTCGACCCGCTGACCGCCATGCCGCACGATGTCGACGTCAAGGCGCTGATGCGCCTCGCCATCGTCTACGACATTCCGATGGCGCTCAATCGTGCAACGGCCGAGCAGTTGATCGACCTCAACCCCAGATGA
- a CDS encoding TetR/AcrR family transcriptional regulator, translating into MQQDISRRSNRERSDTTRAAILDAARGLFVTRGYADTSTPDIVATAGLTRGALYHHFEDKKALFRAVAEREAISVATSIEQATSRDLSAREALKVGARAYFDAMREPGRIRLLLLDGPAVLGKREMMAIDAANAQRTLEEGIAEAMAPETVSAHRLSAMASLLSAAFDRAALDIADGASSEVYVETIGTLIDRMVSA; encoded by the coding sequence ATGCAACAGGACATTTCCCGCCGCTCCAACCGCGAGCGATCCGACACGACTCGTGCCGCGATCCTCGATGCTGCCCGCGGCCTCTTCGTTACCAGGGGCTATGCCGACACCTCGACGCCGGACATCGTCGCAACCGCCGGCCTCACCCGCGGCGCGCTCTATCACCACTTCGAGGACAAGAAGGCGCTGTTTCGCGCGGTGGCGGAGCGGGAAGCAATTTCGGTGGCGACGTCGATCGAACAAGCGACATCACGCGACCTCTCAGCCCGAGAGGCACTGAAGGTCGGCGCCCGCGCCTATTTCGACGCCATGCGCGAGCCGGGGCGTATCCGCCTGCTCCTGCTCGATGGGCCGGCCGTCCTCGGCAAGCGGGAAATGATGGCGATCGACGCGGCCAACGCGCAAAGAACGCTCGAGGAAGGGATCGCCGAGGCAATGGCTCCGGAAACCGTTTCGGCCCACAGGCTGTCGGCCATGGCCTCACTGCTTTCGGCCGCGTTCGATCGTGCGGCGCTCGACATTGCCGACGGCGCGTCGAGCGAGGTCTACGTGGAAACGATCGGCACGCTGATCGACCGGATGGTTTCGGCCTGA
- a CDS encoding adenosine kinase — protein sequence MTKYDVLTIGNAIVDIIARCDDAFLNENGIIKGAMNLIDAERAELLYSRMGPAVEASGGSAGNTAAGVASLGGRAAYFGKIASDQLGEIFAHDIRAQGVYFETKPLENTPPTARSMIFVTEDGERSMNTYLGACVELGPEDVEPEVVAQSKVTYFEGYLWDPPRAKDAIRETARIAHANGRETAITLSDSFCVHRYRDEFLELMRSGTVDIVFANKQEALALYETEDFDLALEKLSKDCKLAAVTLSEEGSVVVRGEERVRVGATPIAQVVDTTGAGDLYAAGFLHGYTTGRSLEDCSKLGNLAAGIVIGQIGPRPMVSLETAAKQAGLA from the coding sequence ATGACAAAATACGACGTGCTGACGATCGGCAACGCCATCGTTGATATCATCGCGCGCTGCGACGATGCCTTTCTCAATGAAAACGGCATCATAAAGGGCGCGATGAACCTCATCGACGCTGAAAGAGCCGAGTTGTTGTACTCGCGCATGGGCCCGGCGGTCGAAGCCTCCGGCGGCAGTGCCGGCAATACGGCAGCGGGCGTTGCCAGCCTCGGCGGTCGCGCCGCCTATTTCGGCAAGATCGCGAGCGACCAGCTCGGCGAGATCTTCGCCCACGACATTCGCGCCCAGGGCGTCTATTTCGAGACCAAGCCGCTCGAGAACACGCCGCCGACCGCCCGCTCGATGATCTTCGTCACCGAGGACGGTGAGCGCTCGATGAACACCTATCTCGGCGCCTGCGTCGAACTCGGCCCCGAGGACGTGGAGCCCGAGGTCGTCGCCCAATCCAAGGTTACCTATTTCGAAGGGTATCTCTGGGATCCGCCGCGCGCCAAGGACGCCATTCGCGAGACCGCGCGGATCGCCCACGCAAACGGCCGCGAGACCGCGATCACGCTGTCCGACAGCTTCTGCGTTCACCGTTATCGCGACGAGTTCCTGGAACTCATGCGTTCCGGCACGGTCGATATCGTCTTTGCCAACAAGCAGGAAGCGCTGGCGCTCTACGAGACCGAGGATTTCGATCTGGCGCTGGAGAAGCTGTCGAAGGATTGCAAGCTCGCCGCCGTGACGCTCAGCGAAGAAGGTTCGGTGGTCGTGCGTGGAGAGGAACGGGTTCGTGTCGGCGCAACGCCGATCGCCCAGGTGGTCGACACGACAGGTGCGGGCGACCTCTATGCCGCGGGCTTCCTGCATGGCTACACGACGGGGCGTTCACTGGAAGACTGCAGCAAGCTCGGCAATCTTGCGGCCGGCATTGTTATCGGCCAGATCGGGCCGCGGCCGATGGTCTCGCTGGAAACGGCCGCCAAGCAGGCCGGTCTCGCCTGA
- a CDS encoding VOC family protein, with translation MKSTSYYPVIMTADVAATAAFYIDHFRFQALFTSDWYVHLQSIEDEHVTLAVLDYRHETIPEEARAPTRGLLLNFEVEDPDRIYAQALASGLPILKTLRDEDFGQRHFITADPNGVLIDIIKPIPPSAEFAAAYDESALPTA, from the coding sequence ATGAAATCGACGAGCTATTACCCGGTCATCATGACGGCTGACGTTGCCGCCACTGCCGCCTTCTACATCGATCACTTCCGTTTCCAGGCGCTCTTCACCAGCGACTGGTATGTGCATCTGCAATCGATCGAGGACGAACATGTGACGCTTGCCGTGCTCGACTACCGCCACGAGACGATCCCCGAAGAGGCGCGCGCGCCCACCCGCGGTCTTCTCCTCAACTTCGAGGTCGAGGATCCCGATCGCATCTATGCGCAAGCGCTTGCCTCCGGCCTGCCGATCCTGAAGACCTTGCGCGACGAGGATTTCGGCCAGCGTCATTTCATTACGGCCGATCCGAATGGCGTGCTGATCGACATCATCAAGCCCATTCCCCCGAGTGCCGAATTCGCCGCCGCCTATGACGAAAGCGCGCTTCCTACGGCGTGA
- a CDS encoding ABC transporter ATP-binding protein: MSVSKKKQHAVDSDTISGILKRVIAENGRDHIRGYAFAIGCLAVVAATTGFTASIMETVINEAFANKRADIVLLVCGAILAAFVLRGFATYGQAVALSKIGNNIVARYQRRLYAHLMALSVGYFNETRSAQLAAQISQNVSGIRDVLNLTVTSIARDLLTLIGLVGVMFAKDWLLSIIVFVAAPPLLLGLRYVSKRLRSATREAIEVNSRVLGAMQETIQGITIVKAFTMESELRGKVEAIVDRAENRANRIARLSERTAPMTETFAGLAISAVLAYSAFRAIYADVPPGAFFAFVVALLMAYDPARRLARLQVSLERAAVNARMVYEILDTVPHQRDKPDAKELTFTNATVELRDVRFKYPNGDDVLRGVSFMAEGGKTTALVGPSGAGKSTVISLIPRFYDPASGQILVDGQDIADVTKLSLRKGIAYVSQQPYLFEGSIRDNIRYGRIDATDAEVEEAARLAYAHDFILAQPQGYDTPVGENGMTLSGGQRQRLSIARALVRNAPILLLDEATSALDTESEAAVQKALDHAMDGRTVIVIAHRLSTVVNADKIIVMKDGCVVEEGTHADLARRPDGLYARLHNLQGQNSEEQSPDGETPEAPAGAQIH; the protein is encoded by the coding sequence TTGAGCGTCAGCAAGAAAAAACAGCACGCGGTCGATTCGGATACGATCAGCGGGATCCTCAAGCGGGTCATTGCGGAAAACGGTCGTGACCACATTCGCGGCTATGCTTTTGCCATCGGCTGCCTGGCGGTGGTCGCTGCCACGACAGGCTTTACCGCCTCGATCATGGAAACCGTCATCAACGAGGCCTTCGCCAACAAGCGGGCGGACATCGTTCTGCTCGTCTGCGGCGCGATCCTCGCCGCCTTCGTGCTGCGCGGCTTTGCCACTTACGGCCAGGCCGTCGCGCTTTCGAAGATCGGCAACAACATCGTCGCGCGCTATCAGCGCCGTCTTTACGCCCATCTGATGGCGCTCAGCGTCGGCTATTTCAACGAGACCCGTTCGGCGCAACTCGCCGCCCAGATCAGCCAGAACGTCAGCGGCATTCGCGACGTGCTCAATCTGACCGTTACCTCGATCGCGCGCGACCTGCTGACGCTGATCGGTCTGGTCGGCGTCATGTTTGCCAAGGACTGGCTGCTGTCGATCATCGTCTTCGTCGCCGCACCTCCGCTGCTTTTGGGCCTGCGCTATGTGTCCAAGCGCCTGCGTTCGGCCACCCGGGAGGCGATCGAAGTCAACAGCCGCGTTCTCGGCGCGATGCAGGAAACCATTCAGGGCATCACCATCGTCAAGGCCTTTACGATGGAGAGCGAGCTTCGCGGCAAGGTCGAGGCGATTGTCGATCGCGCCGAAAACCGCGCCAACCGCATTGCCCGGTTGAGCGAGCGCACGGCGCCGATGACCGAAACCTTCGCCGGCCTGGCGATCTCGGCGGTGCTTGCCTATTCGGCGTTCCGCGCCATCTATGCCGACGTACCGCCCGGCGCCTTCTTCGCTTTCGTCGTCGCTTTGCTGATGGCCTATGACCCGGCCCGCCGCCTGGCGCGGCTTCAGGTCTCGCTCGAGCGTGCCGCCGTCAACGCCCGCATGGTCTACGAGATCCTCGATACCGTGCCGCACCAGCGCGACAAGCCCGATGCCAAGGAACTGACGTTTACCAATGCGACCGTCGAGCTGCGCGACGTGCGCTTCAAATATCCGAATGGCGACGACGTGCTGCGGGGCGTGAGCTTCATGGCTGAGGGCGGCAAGACGACGGCGCTTGTCGGTCCGTCAGGGGCCGGAAAATCGACCGTCATCAGCCTCATTCCGCGGTTCTACGATCCGGCGTCCGGCCAGATCCTGGTCGATGGTCAGGATATCGCCGACGTCACCAAACTGTCGCTGCGCAAGGGCATCGCCTATGTGTCGCAGCAGCCCTATCTCTTCGAAGGCTCGATCCGCGACAACATCCGCTACGGCCGCATCGACGCGACGGATGCCGAGGTGGAGGAAGCCGCACGGCTTGCCTACGCCCATGATTTCATCCTGGCGCAGCCGCAGGGCTACGACACGCCGGTTGGCGAAAATGGCATGACGCTCTCGGGCGGCCAGCGCCAGCGCCTGTCGATTGCGCGCGCGCTCGTGCGCAACGCGCCGATCCTGCTGCTCGACGAGGCCACTTCTGCGCTCGACACCGAATCGGAAGCCGCGGTGCAGAAGGCGCTCGACCACGCCATGGATGGCCGCACGGTGATCGTCATCGCGCATCGCCTCTCGACCGTCGTCAACGCCGACAAGATCATCGTCATGAAGGATGGTTGCGTCGTCGAGGAAGGCACCCATGCGGATCTTGCACGGCGGCCGGACGGTCTCTACGCTCGGCTCCACAATCTCCAGGGCCAGAATTCGGAGGAGCAGTCTCCGGATGGCGAAACGCCCGAAGCGCCGGCCGGCGCCCAAATCCACTAG
- a CDS encoding bifunctional helix-turn-helix domain-containing protein/methylated-DNA--[protein]-cysteine S-methyltransferase, producing the protein MNIATSVPTDITPKGTDYDTVSRVIEMLTEDYRDQPSLESVAQRLKQSPTQLQKVFTRWAGLSPKAFLQAVTLDHAKRLLRQEDMPLLETSIEVGLSGPSRLHDLFVTHEAMSPGEWKARGEGLTIRYGYHPSPFGTALVMITERGLAGLAFNDMGGEQASFEDMAQRWPNARYIEDSAATAQYAARIFDPSRWRQDEPLRIFLIGSDFQIRVWQALLKIPLGCATTYSNIAGNIGQPTASRAVGAAVGRNPISFVVPCHRALGKSGDLTGYHWGLTRKRAILGWEAGKAADGTI; encoded by the coding sequence ATGAACATTGCGACATCCGTACCCACCGACATCACGCCGAAGGGCACCGACTACGATACGGTCAGCCGCGTGATCGAAATGCTCACTGAGGACTATCGCGACCAGCCGTCGCTCGAATCCGTGGCGCAGCGCCTGAAGCAGTCGCCGACCCAGCTCCAGAAGGTCTTCACCCGCTGGGCGGGCCTGTCGCCGAAGGCCTTCCTGCAGGCCGTGACCCTCGACCATGCCAAGCGCCTGCTGCGCCAGGAAGACATGCCGCTGCTCGAAACCAGCATCGAAGTGGGCCTGTCAGGACCAAGCCGGCTGCACGACCTGTTCGTCACCCACGAGGCGATGTCGCCAGGCGAATGGAAGGCCCGCGGCGAGGGTCTGACGATCCGCTACGGCTACCACCCCTCGCCCTTCGGCACGGCGCTGGTGATGATCACCGAGCGCGGCCTCGCAGGACTTGCCTTCAACGATATGGGCGGCGAGCAGGCGAGCTTCGAGGACATGGCGCAACGCTGGCCGAACGCCCGCTACATCGAGGACAGCGCGGCGACGGCCCAATATGCCGCGCGCATCTTCGATCCGTCGCGCTGGCGACAGGACGAGCCGCTGCGCATCTTCCTCATCGGCTCCGACTTCCAGATCCGGGTCTGGCAGGCACTGCTGAAGATCCCTCTCGGCTGCGCCACCACCTATTCGAACATCGCCGGGAACATCGGCCAGCCGACGGCATCGCGCGCGGTCGGTGCTGCTGTCGGCCGCAACCCGATTTCCTTCGTCGTCCCCTGCCATCGCGCGCTCGGCAAGAGTGGGGACCTCACCGGCTATCACTGGGGCCTGACGCGCAAACGCGCCATCCTCGGCTGGGAAGCCGGCAAGGCGGCTGACGGCACGATCTGA
- the dapB gene encoding 4-hydroxy-tetrahydrodipicolinate reductase, whose protein sequence is MGANDMKLVVVGAAGRMGQTLIRTVHAMDGVRLHAAVQRTGSPFIGRDAGELSGLGPIGVPVSDQPLEAFVEAEGVLDFTAPASTVEFAGLAAQARIVHVIGTTGCSSDDEAKIRAAARHARIVKSGNMSLGVNLLGVLTEKAARALGPADWDIEILEMHHKHKVDAPSGTALLLGAAAAKGRDIALADHSVRVRDGHTGPRPVGTIGFATLRGGSVIGEHSVILAGEGEQVTLSHSATDRSIFARGAVTAALWARSQKPGFYSMLDVLGLN, encoded by the coding sequence ATGGGCGCGAACGATATGAAGCTCGTGGTGGTGGGTGCGGCAGGCCGTATGGGCCAGACGCTGATCAGGACGGTTCATGCGATGGACGGCGTGCGCCTGCATGCGGCCGTCCAGCGCACGGGTTCTCCCTTCATCGGCCGCGATGCGGGCGAACTCTCCGGGCTTGGTCCGATCGGCGTGCCGGTGAGCGACCAGCCGCTCGAAGCCTTCGTCGAAGCCGAAGGCGTCCTTGATTTCACCGCACCGGCGAGCACCGTCGAGTTTGCCGGTCTCGCGGCCCAGGCCCGCATCGTCCATGTGATCGGCACCACCGGCTGCTCGTCCGACGACGAGGCGAAGATCCGCGCCGCCGCCCGCCACGCCCGCATCGTCAAGTCGGGCAATATGAGCCTCGGGGTCAATCTGCTCGGCGTTCTGACGGAGAAGGCGGCGCGTGCGCTCGGTCCGGCCGACTGGGACATCGAAATCCTCGAAATGCACCACAAGCACAAGGTCGATGCGCCCTCGGGCACGGCCCTGCTTCTCGGTGCTGCGGCGGCGAAGGGGCGCGATATCGCTCTTGCCGACCATTCGGTGCGCGTGCGTGACGGTCATACAGGCCCGCGCCCGGTCGGCACCATCGGATTTGCCACCCTGCGCGGCGGCTCCGTCATCGGCGAGCACTCGGTGATTCTCGCCGGCGAAGGTGAGCAGGTGACCCTGTCGCACAGCGCCACGGACCGTTCGATCTTCGCGCGCGGTGCCGTCACCGCCGCACTCTGGGCTCGCAGCCAGAAGCCCGGTTTCTATTCTATGCTCGACGTTCTCGGGCTCAACTGA
- a CDS encoding SH3 domain-containing protein, translated as MGFVMRHVISRFSLSLIAACLGAAIMTSAAYAQAAKGASGLPLPRFVSLKSKSVNLRIGPSVDYAVAFRYMKPGVPVEIIQEYDNWRRIRDADGTEGWVNQALLSGDRTAVAAPWMRGKGEGVFVNMRRDAQGNSPIVARMEPGVIVKVGECNGDWCHAEAQGVEGWIAQGEIWGAYPGEAFK; from the coding sequence ATGGGCTTCGTCATGCGTCACGTCATTTCCAGATTCTCGCTCTCGTTGATCGCCGCCTGCCTCGGCGCCGCGATCATGACGTCGGCGGCTTACGCTCAGGCCGCCAAGGGCGCCAGCGGGCTGCCGCTGCCGCGCTTCGTCAGCCTGAAATCCAAGAGCGTCAATCTCAGGATCGGCCCGAGCGTCGATTACGCGGTCGCCTTCCGCTACATGAAGCCGGGCGTGCCGGTCGAGATCATCCAGGAATACGATAACTGGCGCCGCATCCGCGACGCCGACGGCACCGAAGGCTGGGTGAACCAGGCGCTGCTCTCCGGCGACCGCACGGCCGTCGCAGCCCCTTGGATGCGCGGCAAGGGCGAAGGCGTCTTCGTCAACATGCGCCGCGACGCGCAGGGCAATTCCCCGATCGTCGCCCGCATGGAGCCCGGTGTCATCGTGAAAGTCGGCGAGTGCAATGGCGACTGGTGCCATGCCGAAGCGCAAGGCGTCGAAGGCTGGATCGCCCAGGGCGAAATCTGGGGCGCCTATCCGGGCGAGGCCTTCAAGTAA
- a CDS encoding glucokinase, producing MSGNNEHSFPFPILIGDIGGTNARFALLIDAFADPKQLPPIKTGDFETIEEALQKSILDKTSVQPRSAILAVAGPIRGDEIPLTNAGWVIRPKDMLSSLGLEDVLIINDFEAQALAVAAPADEDLVQIGGGSIRPLTSRVVLGPGTGLGVGGLVFAQHTWFPVPGEGGHVDIGPRTERDFHIWPFLEPIEGRMAGEQILCGRGIMNLYRAVCAADGVDPVLTDPAEVTTHALAESDRAAIETISLFSTYLGRVAGDMALIFMARGGVFLAGGISQKILPALMKSPFRAAFEDKAPHSALMKTIPTFAVIHPMAALSGLAAFARTPRDFGVATEGRRWRS from the coding sequence ATGTCCGGCAACAATGAACACAGCTTTCCTTTTCCGATCCTGATCGGTGACATCGGCGGCACCAACGCGCGCTTTGCCTTGCTCATCGACGCCTTTGCCGACCCGAAGCAACTGCCGCCGATCAAGACCGGCGATTTCGAGACGATCGAGGAGGCGCTGCAAAAGAGCATTCTCGACAAGACCTCCGTGCAGCCGCGCTCGGCGATCCTGGCGGTGGCCGGTCCGATTCGGGGTGATGAAATTCCCCTGACCAACGCCGGCTGGGTGATCCGGCCGAAGGACATGCTTTCGAGCCTCGGCCTCGAAGACGTGCTGATCATCAACGACTTCGAGGCTCAGGCGCTTGCCGTCGCCGCTCCGGCGGACGAGGACCTGGTGCAGATCGGCGGCGGCAGCATCCGGCCGCTGACCTCCCGCGTCGTGCTCGGACCGGGAACGGGCCTTGGCGTCGGCGGCCTGGTCTTTGCCCAGCACACCTGGTTCCCGGTGCCGGGCGAAGGCGGCCATGTCGATATCGGCCCGCGCACCGAACGCGATTTCCACATCTGGCCATTTCTGGAGCCGATCGAAGGCCGCATGGCCGGCGAGCAGATTCTCTGCGGCCGTGGCATCATGAACCTCTACCGCGCCGTTTGCGCCGCCGATGGCGTGGATCCGGTTCTGACGGACCCCGCGGAAGTGACGACGCACGCCCTTGCCGAGAGCGACAGGGCGGCGATCGAGACCATCTCGCTGTTTTCGACCTATCTCGGTCGCGTGGCCGGCGACATGGCGCTGATCTTCATGGCCCGTGGCGGCGTTTTCCTGGCAGGCGGTATCTCGCAGAAGATCCTGCCGGCGCTGATGAAGTCGCCCTTCCGGGCCGCCTTCGAGGACAAGGCCCCGCATTCGGCGCTGATGAAAACGATCCCGACCTTTGCCGTCATTCACCCGATGGCCGCGCTCTCGGGATTGGCAGCCTTTGCCCGCACGCCGAGGGATTTCGGTGTGGCAACGGAGGGACGCCGCTGGAGAAGCTGA
- a CDS encoding DUF2244 domain-containing protein, translating into MINGNATTPSEDAPVFTAELKPYRSLGRRGFKMFFLIAGLLSLVHGIVFLIIGAWPVVFFFGLDYLLLFGAFWLNNRSGLSREEVSVSRTDVSVRKFTPSGQISEHRFNPFWARLNVARHQEIGIVSMTISGGGRRTDIGSFLNRDDRETFALALSGALATVRRR; encoded by the coding sequence ATGATCAATGGCAACGCCACCACCCCATCCGAGGACGCTCCGGTCTTCACCGCCGAGCTCAAGCCCTATCGTTCGCTCGGGCGCCGCGGCTTCAAGATGTTCTTCCTGATCGCCGGGCTCCTGAGCCTCGTTCACGGTATCGTCTTCCTCATCATCGGCGCCTGGCCGGTGGTGTTCTTTTTCGGGCTCGACTACCTGCTGCTGTTCGGCGCCTTCTGGCTGAACAACCGCTCGGGGCTCAGCCGCGAAGAGGTCAGCGTCAGCAGGACGGACGTTTCAGTGCGCAAGTTCACGCCCTCGGGCCAGATCAGCGAACATCGCTTCAATCCGTTCTGGGCACGCTTGAATGTCGCCCGGCATCAGGAAATCGGCATCGTCTCGATGACGATCAGCGGCGGTGGCCGCCGAACCGATATCGGCTCGTTCCTCAACCGCGACGATCGCGAGACCTTTGCGCTGGCGCTCTCGGGGGCGCTTGCGACCGTGCGCCGCCGCTGA
- a CDS encoding D-glycerate dehydrogenase codes for MTSKKKPTVYITRKLPDIVETRMRELFDAELNIDDTPRSQPELVAAVKRADVLVPTVTDRIDAALIEQAGPQLKLIASFSNGVDNIDVDAAARKGITVTNTPNVLTEDTADMAMALILAVPRRLAEGAQILTDRKGDWAGWSPTWMLGRRIAGKRIGIVGMGRIGTAVARRAKAFGLSIHYHNRHRVKAETEEMLEATYWDSLDQMLARVDIVSVNCPSTPATYHLLSARRLALMRPDSYIVNTARGGIIDETALIKCLREGKIAGAGLDVFENEPAVNPKLIKLAGEGKVVLLPHMSSATLEGRIDMGEKVVINIRTFFDGHRPPDRVLPGRD; via the coding sequence ATGACAAGCAAGAAGAAGCCCACGGTCTACATCACCCGCAAATTGCCAGACATCGTCGAGACGCGCATGCGCGAGCTCTTCGATGCGGAGCTGAACATCGACGATACGCCGCGCAGCCAGCCGGAGCTTGTGGCCGCGGTCAAGCGCGCCGACGTGCTGGTGCCGACGGTGACCGATCGCATCGACGCGGCGTTGATCGAGCAGGCCGGCCCGCAGCTGAAACTGATCGCAAGCTTTTCCAACGGCGTCGACAACATCGATGTCGATGCCGCCGCCCGCAAAGGCATCACCGTCACCAACACGCCCAACGTGCTGACGGAAGACACTGCCGACATGGCGATGGCGCTTATCCTCGCGGTGCCGCGCCGGCTTGCCGAGGGTGCGCAGATCCTGACCGACCGCAAGGGCGATTGGGCCGGCTGGTCGCCGACATGGATGCTCGGCCGCCGCATTGCCGGCAAGCGCATCGGCATCGTCGGCATGGGCCGGATCGGGACGGCTGTGGCCCGCCGCGCCAAGGCCTTCGGCCTCTCGATCCACTACCACAACCGTCACCGGGTGAAGGCCGAAACCGAGGAGATGCTGGAGGCGACCTATTGGGACAGCCTCGACCAGATGCTCGCCCGCGTCGACATCGTTTCGGTCAACTGCCCGTCAACGCCGGCGACCTATCATCTGCTTTCGGCCCGCCGGCTCGCCCTGATGCGGCCGGACAGCTACATCGTCAACACCGCCCGCGGCGGCATTATCGACGAGACGGCGCTGATCAAGTGCCTGCGTGAAGGCAAGATCGCCGGCGCCGGCCTCGACGTCTTCGAGAACGAGCCAGCGGTCAATCCGAAGCTGATCAAGCTTGCCGGCGAAGGCAAGGTCGTGCTCCTGCCGCATATGAGTTCGGCCACGCTCGAAGGCCGCATCGACATGGGCGAGAAGGTGGTGATCAATATCCGCACCTTTTTCGACGGCCACCGCCCGCCGGACCGGGTTCTGCCGGGCCGCGACTGA
- the nth gene encoding endonuclease III, which yields MKNVKPKLPVRAAKPKPAAGRRAMPRVKSLYSQDELKEIFRRFSIQRPEPKGELEHVNPFTLVVAVALSAQATDAGVNKATRALFAIADTPEKMLALGEEKVRDYIKTIGLFRNKAKNVIALSEKLIRDFGGEVPRTREELVTLPGVGRKTANVVLSMAFGQSTIAVDTHILRIANRICLAPGKTPDEVEDKLIRIIPDEYLYHAHHWLILHGRYCCKARKPECERCVIADLCKSPEKTCDIPAPLVELPPQMISAAG from the coding sequence ATGAAAAACGTGAAGCCGAAATTGCCTGTTCGCGCCGCCAAACCAAAGCCTGCAGCCGGTCGTCGCGCCATGCCGCGGGTGAAGAGCCTCTATAGCCAGGACGAGCTCAAGGAGATCTTCCGGCGCTTCTCGATCCAGCGGCCGGAGCCGAAGGGCGAGCTCGAGCATGTCAATCCCTTCACGCTGGTCGTCGCCGTGGCGCTCTCGGCGCAGGCGACCGATGCCGGCGTCAACAAGGCGACGCGCGCGCTCTTTGCCATCGCCGATACGCCGGAAAAAATGCTGGCGCTCGGCGAGGAGAAGGTTCGGGACTACATCAAGACGATCGGACTTTTTCGCAACAAGGCAAAGAACGTCATCGCGCTGAGTGAGAAGCTCATCCGGGATTTCGGCGGCGAGGTGCCGCGCACGCGGGAGGAACTGGTGACGCTGCCGGGCGTCGGTCGCAAGACCGCCAATGTCGTGCTTTCCATGGCCTTCGGCCAGTCGACGATCGCCGTCGACACCCACATCCTGCGCATCGCCAACAGGATCTGTCTGGCGCCGGGCAAGACCCCGGACGAGGTGGAAGACAAGCTGATCAGGATCATCCCCGACGAGTATCTCTACCACGCTCACCACTGGCTGATCTTGCACGGGCGCTACTGCTGCAAGGCGCGCAAGCCCGAATGCGAGCGCTGCGTCATCGCCGATCTCTGCAAGTCACCGGAAAAGACCTGCGATATCCCGGCGCCGCTGGTCGAGCTGCCGCCGCAGATGATCTCGGCTGCTGGTTGA